From Natronincola ferrireducens, the proteins below share one genomic window:
- the coaE gene encoding dephospho-CoA kinase (Dephospho-CoA kinase (CoaE) performs the final step in coenzyme A biosynthesis.) has product MKIIGLTGGIASGKTTVSKILQNLGAIIIDADKVAREVVEAGKPALLDIVDYFGEEVLWSNGDLNRKKLGTIVFNNPYALEKLNSITHPRIFEEIKKRINYLKQNDDNPVIIIDAALLIETELKDMVEEIWLVTIPKALQKQRLMERDDLTIDEANNRIATQLSMEEKLQYADKLINNSGSLQELEKQVKELWGMIHKR; this is encoded by the coding sequence ATGAAAATTATTGGATTAACAGGAGGAATTGCCAGTGGCAAAACTACTGTATCAAAGATACTACAAAATTTAGGAGCCATCATTATAGATGCTGATAAGGTGGCTAGAGAAGTGGTTGAAGCTGGGAAACCAGCACTTCTGGATATAGTAGATTATTTTGGAGAAGAGGTTCTATGGTCTAATGGGGATTTGAATAGAAAGAAGTTAGGAACTATTGTTTTTAATAACCCTTATGCACTGGAAAAGCTTAATAGCATTACACATCCCCGAATCTTTGAAGAAATAAAAAAGAGAATAAATTACCTTAAACAAAATGACGATAATCCTGTTATAATAATAGATGCTGCCTTATTAATAGAAACGGAACTAAAGGATATGGTTGAAGAAATTTGGTTAGTTACAATTCCTAAAGCTTTGCAAAAGCAGAGATTGATGGAACGGGATGATTTAACTATAGATGAAGCCAATAACCGCATAGCGACACAACTGTCTATGGAAGAAAAGCTTCAGTATGCTGATAAACTCATTAATAATTCAGGAAGTCTACAGGAACTAGAAAAACAAGTGAAGGAATTATGGGGGATGATTCATAAGCGTTAA
- a CDS encoding acetyl-CoA carboxylase carboxyltransferase subunit alpha, whose amino-acid sequence MNNILEFEKPINELENKIIELKSFAKENSIDLTYEIDIISKKLEIMRKEVYEKLSPWQKVKLARLQERPKALDYIEKLITDFTEFHGDRFYGDDQSIVAGIGMFQDIPVTVIGHQKGKELEENLKRNFGMPHPEGYRKALRLMRQAEKFKRPIITFIDTPGAYCGLGAEERGQGEAIAINLMNMSRLKTPTISIVIGEGGSGGALALGVADRVYMLEHSIYSVISPEGLSSILWKDSNLAQRAANIMKLTAQDLYDLKVIDGVIKEPIGGAHKDINLTVDNLRQCLLNEVKKLKKLNEVELLDQRYEKLRKIGVWQDS is encoded by the coding sequence ATGAATAATATATTAGAATTTGAAAAACCAATTAATGAATTGGAAAATAAAATTATAGAGCTTAAAAGCTTCGCCAAGGAAAACAGCATAGATTTAACCTATGAAATAGATATCATAAGTAAAAAGTTGGAAATTATGAGGAAAGAAGTATATGAAAAGTTAAGTCCATGGCAAAAAGTAAAACTGGCACGACTTCAAGAAAGACCAAAGGCTTTAGATTATATTGAAAAATTAATAACTGATTTTACTGAGTTCCATGGCGACCGATTTTATGGGGATGATCAATCTATAGTGGCGGGGATTGGCATGTTTCAGGATATACCCGTTACCGTGATCGGTCATCAAAAAGGAAAAGAATTAGAAGAAAATCTTAAGAGAAATTTTGGGATGCCACACCCTGAAGGGTATAGAAAGGCTTTGAGATTAATGAGGCAAGCAGAAAAGTTTAAGCGACCTATCATAACCTTTATAGATACACCAGGAGCTTATTGTGGCTTAGGTGCAGAGGAAAGAGGTCAAGGAGAAGCAATAGCCATCAATCTTATGAATATGAGCAGACTAAAAACACCGACTATATCAATTGTTATTGGTGAGGGCGGAAGTGGTGGTGCATTAGCCCTTGGTGTTGCTGATAGAGTCTATATGCTAGAACATTCTATATACTCAGTAATATCCCCTGAAGGTCTTTCGAGTATATTATGGAAGGACTCCAACCTTGCTCAAAGGGCGGCTAATATTATGAAACTGACGGCCCAGGATCTATACGATTTAAAAGTTATAGATGGTGTCATAAAAGAACCTATAGGTGGAGCACATAAGGACATTAATTTGACAGTGGATAATTTAAGACAATGTCTATTGAATGAAGTAAAAAAACTAAAAAAGTTAAATGAAGTAGAATTATTGGACCAAAGATATGAAAAACTTAGAAAAATTGGAGTTTGGCAAGATAGTTAA
- a CDS encoding RNA polymerase sigma factor produces MSFLHQQEDVLIDKARQGDIESFELLIKAYQQRAFNIAYRILGNLEDANDVTQEALLKVYRSIHNFKGNSSFSTWLYSIVNNVCIDFLRKNKKAKVLYIDNQYQEEGYQREIPDEINTPECLFEKKEVKKMIHDAINQLNHEQRTIIVLRDIQGFSYQEIAEILNVSVGTVKSRINRGRSNLKLLINERLKVTT; encoded by the coding sequence GTGAGTTTTTTGCATCAACAAGAGGATGTTTTAATAGATAAGGCGAGGCAGGGTGATATTGAAAGCTTTGAACTGTTGATTAAGGCCTATCAACAAAGAGCATTTAACATAGCCTATCGCATACTGGGAAACCTCGAAGATGCCAATGATGTGACACAGGAAGCCCTTTTAAAGGTATACCGTTCCATTCATAATTTTAAAGGAAACAGTAGTTTTTCTACATGGCTATACTCCATTGTTAACAATGTATGTATAGACTTCCTACGAAAAAACAAAAAAGCAAAAGTCCTGTATATAGACAACCAGTATCAGGAAGAAGGCTATCAAAGAGAAATACCTGATGAAATAAATACTCCGGAGTGTTTATTTGAAAAAAAAGAAGTAAAAAAGATGATCCACGATGCCATCAACCAATTAAACCATGAACAGAGGACGATTATTGTTTTAAGAGATATTCAAGGCTTTAGCTATCAGGAGATAGCTGAAATTTTAAATGTTTCTGTAGGTACGGTTAAGTCAAGAATTAATCGGGGAAGAAGCAATCTTAAGCTATTAATAAATGAAAGACTCAAAGTAACTACTTGA
- the polA gene encoding DNA polymerase I, whose amino-acid sequence MKKDRIIIIDGNSLINRAFYALPPLMTKEGHHTNAIYGFITMLFKVIEEYQPQYIGVAFDKKAPTFRHKEFKEYKAGRKKMPPELGEQMEPLKEVLDALRIYRIEIEGFEADDLIGTLAKYCEAKGFESLIVTGDKDALQLASQDTKILITKKGISNLEIYDDKKVLEDFEVTPLQFIDLKGLMGDKSDNIPGVPGVGEKTAVKLIKEFGSVENLIQNTQQISAAKLREKIEDNREQAILSKRLATIVTNVPVAMEIEELKVEEFDRDRLLELFKKYEFNSLINKIIGNEKRENQGEGKEQEQNANLCIVTISHKEAFEEMMKEIKKEKTMVLKSITEEKNIVKNKVIGLAIAVGEKNQYYIDFSDYKDENELIGLVKKLLEDDTIEKVSHDIKKELLHFYPYGIEIKNIVFDTMIGEYLIDPSKSSYSIKELAVQYLGENLLDEEDLRGTGKNKLEIEAIPREKLQTYLCQQVRIINKLTKTLDEKIKELQLLELYYEIELPLAEVLASMEFKGIQVDKHMLEDLKIEFKEKIDNLTEEIYRLAESTFNINSPKQLGEILFDKLQLPPIKKTKTGYSTNVEVLEKLYDKHDIIPKILEYRQVTKIKTTYIDGLLNIMNPITGRIHSNFNQTVTTTGRISSTEPNLQNIPIKLELGRQLRKVFGAQQDYQLIDADYSQIELRVLAHISEDKNLLESFVKDQDVHTRTASEIFQVPMEEVTSAMRSSAKAVNFGIVYGISDFGLAENLNISRYKAKQYIESYLEKYASVQKYMEETVKIAKEKGYVLTLLNRRRYLPEITSRNFNIRSFGERVAMNTPIQGSAADIIKIAMVKVYKRLKEGNFQANLILQVHDELIVECPNYELETVSTIVKECMEQAMDLKVPLKVDLAYGPTWYDAK is encoded by the coding sequence ATGAAAAAAGATCGCATTATTATTATAGACGGTAACAGTTTGATTAATAGGGCTTTTTATGCACTACCTCCACTGATGACAAAAGAAGGACACCATACCAATGCTATCTATGGCTTTATCACCATGCTTTTCAAGGTTATAGAGGAATATCAGCCTCAATATATTGGCGTTGCCTTTGATAAAAAGGCACCAACCTTTAGGCATAAGGAATTTAAGGAGTATAAAGCAGGTAGGAAAAAGATGCCACCAGAGCTAGGGGAACAAATGGAGCCTTTAAAAGAGGTTTTAGATGCTCTGCGGATTTATAGAATAGAGATAGAGGGCTTTGAGGCCGATGATTTAATAGGGACATTAGCAAAATACTGTGAAGCCAAAGGCTTTGAGAGTTTGATTGTAACAGGAGATAAAGATGCCCTACAGCTAGCATCACAAGATACGAAGATTCTTATCACAAAAAAAGGTATATCCAACCTAGAGATTTATGATGATAAAAAGGTATTGGAGGACTTTGAAGTAACACCATTACAATTTATAGATTTGAAGGGATTAATGGGGGACAAATCCGACAATATCCCTGGAGTTCCAGGGGTGGGAGAAAAAACTGCTGTTAAATTGATTAAAGAGTTTGGGTCAGTGGAAAATCTTATACAAAATACCCAACAGATTTCTGCTGCTAAGCTAAGGGAGAAAATTGAAGATAATAGGGAGCAAGCTATTTTAAGTAAAAGGCTAGCAACCATTGTAACTAATGTTCCAGTAGCAATGGAGATAGAGGAGTTAAAGGTAGAGGAATTTGATAGGGATAGATTGTTGGAGCTATTCAAGAAGTATGAGTTCAATAGCTTAATTAATAAAATTATTGGCAATGAAAAACGAGAAAATCAAGGGGAAGGAAAAGAACAGGAACAAAATGCAAATCTATGTATAGTAACAATATCACATAAAGAAGCTTTTGAAGAAATGATGAAAGAGATAAAAAAAGAAAAAACTATGGTTTTAAAATCTATAACAGAAGAAAAAAATATTGTAAAAAATAAAGTAATAGGACTAGCTATTGCTGTTGGAGAAAAAAATCAATATTACATAGACTTTAGTGATTATAAAGATGAAAATGAATTAATAGGCCTAGTAAAAAAACTGCTAGAAGATGATACTATTGAGAAAGTCAGTCATGATATAAAAAAAGAGTTACTCCATTTTTATCCCTATGGTATAGAGATAAAAAATATTGTTTTTGACACTATGATAGGAGAATACTTAATAGATCCTTCAAAATCCAGCTACTCTATAAAGGAATTAGCTGTTCAATATTTAGGTGAAAACCTATTGGATGAGGAAGATCTAAGGGGAACGGGAAAAAACAAACTAGAGATTGAAGCCATACCTAGAGAAAAACTACAAACCTATTTATGTCAACAGGTAAGAATAATCAATAAATTGACAAAGACTCTTGATGAAAAAATAAAAGAACTACAGCTTCTAGAGCTATATTACGAAATAGAACTTCCTTTAGCAGAGGTATTGGCCTCCATGGAGTTTAAAGGAATTCAAGTAGATAAGCATATGTTAGAGGATTTAAAAATAGAATTTAAAGAAAAGATTGACAATCTAACGGAGGAAATTTATAGGTTAGCAGAATCAACCTTCAACATTAATTCTCCAAAGCAATTAGGGGAAATATTGTTTGATAAGCTACAGCTTCCTCCTATCAAGAAAACCAAAACCGGATATTCTACAAATGTTGAGGTTTTAGAGAAGCTTTATGATAAGCACGATATCATACCTAAAATATTGGAATATAGACAGGTAACAAAAATAAAAACCACCTATATAGATGGGTTGTTGAACATTATGAACCCTATTACTGGGAGAATTCATTCCAATTTCAATCAAACTGTCACCACTACAGGAAGGATTTCCAGTACAGAACCTAACCTACAAAATATCCCCATAAAGTTAGAACTGGGAAGACAGCTTAGAAAGGTTTTTGGAGCTCAGCAGGATTATCAATTGATTGATGCCGATTATTCCCAGATAGAATTAAGGGTGTTAGCCCACATATCAGAGGATAAAAACCTATTAGAATCCTTTGTAAAGGATCAAGATGTCCATACTAGAACAGCATCAGAAATCTTTCAAGTACCTATGGAAGAGGTAACCTCTGCTATGAGAAGCAGCGCTAAGGCTGTAAACTTTGGCATTGTCTATGGTATCAGTGATTTTGGATTGGCTGAAAACTTAAATATTTCTAGATATAAAGCAAAACAATATATAGAAAGTTACTTAGAAAAATATGCTTCAGTACAAAAATATATGGAAGAGACAGTAAAAATAGCGAAGGAAAAAGGTTATGTATTAACATTGTTAAATCGAAGAAGATATTTGCCTGAAATTACTTCTAGAAATTTTAATATCCGTTCCTTTGGAGAAAGGGTTGCCATGAATACACCAATTCAAGGAAGTGCAGCAGACATTATAAAAATAGCCATGGTGAAGGTTTATAAACGATTAAAGGAAGGTAATTTTCAAGCCAATTTAATCCTACAGGTACATGATGAGTTAATCGTAGAATGTCCAAACTATGAATTAGAAACGGTATCTACTATTGTGAAGGAATGTATGGAGCAGGCTATGGATTTAAAGGTACCCTTAAAGGTGGATTTAGCCTATGGGCCCACTTGGTATGATGCAAAGTAA
- a CDS encoding acetyl-CoA carboxylase biotin carboxylase subunit: MFKKILVANRGEIALRIIRACKDMGIQTVAVYSEMDTNSVHVHLADEAICIGPAPSKKSYLNVDSIITAAMVTKCEAIHPGYGFLSESSKLVDACNLNNIKFIGPYKEHIEKMGNKSEARKTMIEAGVPVVPGSQGSTNKAEEALEIAKGIGFPVMIKAASGGGGRGMRIVHLEDEFIEKFNMAKSESITAFNDDSMYIEKFIEEPRHIEFQILADNYGNTIHLGERDCSIQRKNQKVIEEAPCAAISEELRNKMGETAIRAAKAVNYINAGTIEFLLDKYNNFYFIEMNTRIQVEHPVTEMTTGIDLIKEQIKISYGEKLNISQDEIKPNGHAIECRINAEDPSDNFRPSPGQIEGYFSPGGYGVRVDSHIYSGYTVPPTYDSMIGKLIVWGKNRNEAIDTMKRALNEIVITGISTNVEFQKRILDNESFLENKIDTSFIEKKIVSVKL; encoded by the coding sequence ATGTTTAAAAAAATACTTGTTGCCAATAGAGGAGAGATAGCCCTCAGGATCATTAGAGCTTGCAAAGATATGGGAATACAGACGGTAGCAGTATACTCAGAAATGGATACAAATTCAGTACATGTACATCTGGCAGATGAAGCGATTTGTATTGGACCTGCACCATCTAAAAAAAGCTATTTAAATGTAGATAGCATAATTACTGCAGCTATGGTTACAAAATGTGAAGCTATACATCCAGGCTATGGATTTCTTTCTGAAAGCTCAAAGCTAGTAGATGCATGTAACTTAAATAACATCAAATTTATTGGGCCCTATAAAGAACATATAGAGAAAATGGGGAATAAATCTGAGGCTAGAAAAACAATGATAGAGGCTGGGGTACCTGTTGTACCTGGATCCCAAGGAAGTACTAATAAAGCTGAAGAAGCATTGGAGATTGCCAAGGGAATTGGTTTCCCTGTCATGATTAAGGCAGCCAGCGGTGGTGGTGGAAGAGGAATGAGAATAGTACACCTAGAAGACGAATTCATTGAAAAATTCAACATGGCAAAATCAGAATCTATTACGGCTTTTAATGATGACTCTATGTATATAGAAAAATTTATAGAAGAGCCTAGACATATAGAATTTCAAATATTGGCTGATAATTATGGAAATACAATTCACTTAGGGGAAAGAGATTGTTCTATACAAAGAAAAAATCAAAAAGTTATAGAAGAAGCTCCATGTGCCGCAATTAGTGAAGAATTGAGAAATAAAATGGGTGAGACAGCAATTCGTGCTGCTAAAGCAGTTAACTATATAAATGCAGGAACAATAGAGTTTTTATTAGATAAGTACAATAATTTTTACTTTATAGAAATGAATACAAGAATACAAGTGGAGCATCCAGTAACAGAGATGACTACCGGTATTGACCTTATAAAAGAACAAATAAAGATCAGCTATGGAGAAAAGTTAAATATTAGTCAAGACGAAATAAAACCTAATGGTCATGCCATTGAGTGTAGAATAAATGCTGAAGATCCTAGTGATAACTTTAGGCCTTCTCCAGGGCAAATAGAGGGATATTTTTCTCCAGGAGGATATGGTGTTCGGGTAGATAGCCATATCTACAGTGGTTATACTGTACCGCCTACCTATGATTCCATGATTGGAAAACTGATTGTATGGGGAAAGAATAGAAATGAAGCAATAGATACAATGAAAAGAGCTTTAAATGAGATAGTAATTACAGGAATAAGTACAAATGTTGAGTTTCAAAAGCGAATATTAGACAATGAAAGCTTTCTTGAGAATAAAATAGATACGTCATTTATTGAGAAAAAAATAGTAAGTGTGAAGTTATAG
- a CDS encoding MATE family efflux transporter has translation MNKKSFNRYLFSLTLPIVLQNLITTGLNLLDTFMIGLVGETELAAVGIANQFYFLFSLFIFGIAGGTGVLIAQLWGGQDKQSIKKVLGRSLITATLLTGVFILLGSSFTEQIIKLFNKDLDIVSNGVQYLNITLWGYFFTSVSFVLASALRSINNTKIPMYGSLFGLVINGALNYILIFGRLGFSPMFVQGAALATLIARILECLILVYFIYRFVPELALSFNDFTGMQKNMKKALKKVTYPVLFNEACWGIGMVTYVGLYARLGTQAAASMQICSTIMNLFMVVAFGLAYSALVVVGNEVGAGNLDRAMEVSRKIRTMAVKVSVFLSILLFVIAGPVAMIFNVSLTVKNMVISILKIYSLMLPLRMMNMIMIVGVHRGGGDALYSTVLQGSAMWVVGIPLTFLMGYVFKMPFPLVVGTVFVEEVVKGILIQKRYRSNKWMRVVFA, from the coding sequence ATGAATAAAAAATCATTTAATAGGTATTTGTTTTCATTAACCTTACCGATTGTCTTGCAAAATCTAATCACTACGGGATTGAATTTGTTGGATACATTTATGATTGGTCTTGTTGGAGAAACAGAGTTGGCTGCTGTGGGTATTGCCAATCAATTTTATTTTTTATTTTCACTGTTTATATTTGGTATAGCTGGAGGCACAGGTGTTTTAATTGCCCAGTTATGGGGGGGACAAGATAAACAGTCCATAAAAAAAGTTTTAGGACGGTCTTTAATTACAGCTACGCTTTTAACGGGGGTATTTATTTTACTTGGAAGCAGCTTCACTGAACAAATCATTAAGCTATTTAACAAGGATCTGGACATTGTAAGCAATGGGGTACAATATTTAAACATCACACTTTGGGGGTATTTTTTTACCAGTGTTTCTTTTGTTTTGGCGTCAGCTTTGCGAAGCATCAACAATACAAAAATACCAATGTATGGTAGTTTATTTGGTTTGGTTATCAATGGGGCTTTAAACTACATTTTAATTTTTGGCCGACTTGGCTTTAGTCCCATGTTTGTACAAGGGGCAGCATTGGCAACTTTAATTGCACGAATTTTGGAGTGTTTAATTTTAGTGTATTTTATATACCGATTTGTTCCAGAATTAGCACTAAGCTTTAACGACTTTACTGGAATGCAAAAAAATATGAAAAAGGCCTTAAAAAAAGTAACATATCCTGTTTTATTTAATGAAGCCTGTTGGGGAATAGGTATGGTTACTTATGTTGGTCTGTACGCTCGCTTGGGGACTCAAGCTGCTGCCTCCATGCAAATTTGTAGTACCATAATGAATTTGTTTATGGTGGTTGCTTTTGGTTTAGCTTATTCAGCTCTAGTTGTGGTAGGTAATGAAGTGGGGGCTGGTAATTTAGACCGAGCTATGGAAGTATCTAGAAAGATTAGGACGATGGCTGTAAAAGTCAGTGTGTTTTTATCGATACTTTTATTTGTTATTGCAGGTCCTGTGGCAATGATCTTCAATGTTTCCCTAACAGTTAAAAACATGGTAATATCCATATTAAAAATTTATAGTTTGATGCTTCCACTTCGAATGATGAATATGATAATGATTGTAGGTGTTCATCGAGGTGGTGGCGATGCACTCTACAGTACCGTACTGCAAGGGAGTGCCATGTGGGTTGTTGGTATTCCCCTTACTTTTCTAATGGGTTATGTCTTTAAAATGCCTTTTCCTCTCGTTGTAGGAACGGTTTTTGTTGAAGAAGTGGTTAAAGGGATTTTAATTCAAAAAAGATATCGTTCTAATAAATGGATGCGTGTAGTATTTGCATAG
- a CDS encoding lytic transglycosylase domain-containing protein, with translation MLIIFSKKIIQILVTIILIITVIVALQNGKWLGKVVYPFHYKDIVEIYATEYEVDPYLVAAIIRNESKFNPYALSRRDAKGLMQIAPITGNWAAERMSIEDYREEMLYNPDLNIKIGCWYLNILHREFNNNLQLIIAAYNAGNGNVSRWLENPEYSRDGKTLDEIPFGETRIYLKKVQRDYRIYTWLYGN, from the coding sequence TTGCTAATTATTTTTTCTAAAAAAATTATACAAATTCTAGTAACTATCATTTTAATTATCACAGTAATCGTTGCTCTTCAAAATGGAAAATGGTTGGGGAAGGTTGTTTACCCTTTTCATTATAAAGATATTGTTGAAATCTATGCTACGGAATATGAGGTAGATCCTTATTTAGTAGCAGCTATTATCCGGAATGAAAGCAAGTTCAATCCCTATGCCCTATCCCGTAGGGATGCTAAAGGCTTGATGCAAATAGCACCTATAACGGGGAATTGGGCTGCTGAAAGAATGTCTATTGAAGATTATAGGGAAGAAATGCTTTATAATCCAGACTTGAATATAAAAATAGGTTGTTGGTATTTGAATATACTTCACAGAGAATTTAATAACAACTTACAGCTAATTATTGCAGCCTACAATGCAGGAAACGGAAATGTAAGTAGGTGGTTAGAAAATCCTGAATACAGTAGAGATGGAAAAACTTTAGATGAGATACCTTTTGGAGAAACGAGAATTTATCTTAAAAAGGTACAACGGGACTATAGGATTTATACATGGCTCTATGGAAACTAG
- the accD gene encoding acetyl-CoA carboxylase, carboxyltransferase subunit beta, translated as MLKDVFGKKNYVTVSLTDNKEKITSLRENIKPTKNSYLQTEKIERISARDRINELIDPSTFIEYDVRLTAANPLNFPGYTDKVTEVIKKSNENEAVITGEGKIHGESCIVCVMDPSFMMGSMGSVVGEKITRAIEKAIEKRFPLIIFTASGGARMQEGILSLMQMAKVSAAIAKLSEEGLLYISVLTDPTTGGVTASFAMLGDIIIAEPGALIGFAGPRVIEQTIKQKLPEGFQRSEFLQEKGFVDKIVSRKDMGDVLSKILRIHTIGGELYE; from the coding sequence ATGTTAAAGGACGTCTTTGGTAAAAAGAACTATGTAACAGTAAGTTTAACTGATAATAAGGAGAAAATAACTTCACTTAGGGAAAATATTAAACCTACTAAAAATAGTTATTTACAGACAGAAAAAATAGAAAGAATTAGTGCTAGAGATAGAATTAACGAATTAATAGATCCAAGTACTTTTATAGAATATGATGTAAGATTAACAGCGGCTAACCCTTTGAACTTTCCAGGTTATACCGATAAGGTGACTGAAGTTATTAAAAAATCCAATGAAAATGAGGCTGTGATTACAGGCGAAGGGAAAATTCACGGAGAAAGTTGTATTGTATGTGTGATGGATCCAAGCTTTATGATGGGGAGTATGGGATCTGTAGTTGGAGAAAAAATTACAAGAGCCATCGAAAAGGCTATTGAAAAGAGATTTCCCCTTATTATATTCACAGCATCTGGTGGTGCTAGGATGCAAGAAGGGATATTATCGTTAATGCAGATGGCGAAGGTATCTGCTGCCATAGCTAAATTATCTGAAGAAGGGTTATTATATATTTCTGTCCTAACAGATCCAACAACTGGTGGTGTTACTGCAAGCTTTGCTATGTTAGGAGATATAATCATTGCAGAACCAGGAGCACTAATTGGATTTGCAGGTCCGAGGGTGATTGAGCAAACCATTAAACAGAAACTTCCTGAGGGGTTCCAAAGGTCAGAATTTCTACAAGAAAAAGGATTTGTTGACAAAATCGTAAGCAGAAAGGATATGGGAGATGTCCTATCTAAAATTTTAAGAATCCACACGATCGGTGGTGAATTATATGAATAA
- a CDS encoding DUF4349 domain-containing protein: protein MDCKEFDLYVSSYVDNYLDEKEKQNFERHLQQCESCRMEYENFKMVIDTVNEIEEIPLPKNFTVELGKRLREESIPKKKETIAKKWKWAGGIAAGLALVVMSASILTNVSFRGSNSFMMKSADMAPRESAAEYGMTAYDGGETRELFDIQGDVITEEEMDKENKAIPTGGTGFTASPPNEMENLKIETARKIIQKGRISLEVENFDEVHGKVLELVKESGGYIQLNEVYYYSINRENPEESLKSGNMELRIPSTGFMEIFEDLKSLGVPIEENTSGIDITETYRDIDNQVENLKIQEERLRDILRRADRVEDLLQVENELNRIRTQINSLSSTLKSYDNLVALSTIELNIRQVKDKNVAIQPLQEGLWSRAKNNFVNSINGIIKLFEAAVVTFFGILPVLAVLAVIGGPMGYVSYKKWIKKK from the coding sequence ATGGACTGCAAAGAATTTGATTTATATGTATCATCCTATGTAGACAACTATCTTGATGAAAAAGAAAAACAGAATTTTGAAAGACATCTTCAACAATGTGAAAGCTGTAGAATGGAATATGAAAATTTTAAAATGGTCATAGACACTGTTAATGAAATAGAAGAAATACCCTTACCTAAAAACTTTACAGTTGAGTTAGGTAAACGTCTGAGGGAAGAAAGCATACCTAAAAAGAAAGAAACTATAGCTAAAAAATGGAAGTGGGCAGGAGGCATTGCTGCAGGATTAGCACTTGTGGTAATGTCAGCCAGTATATTGACTAATGTATCCTTTAGGGGATCTAACTCCTTCATGATGAAATCAGCAGACATGGCACCTAGGGAATCTGCTGCAGAATATGGCATGACAGCCTATGATGGAGGAGAAACTAGGGAACTCTTTGATATTCAAGGGGATGTTATAACTGAAGAAGAAATGGATAAGGAAAACAAGGCTATTCCCACAGGAGGGACGGGTTTCACCGCATCCCCTCCAAATGAAATGGAAAACCTAAAAATTGAAACCGCTAGGAAAATCATCCAAAAAGGAAGGATTTCCTTAGAAGTAGAAAACTTTGATGAGGTCCATGGAAAGGTACTGGAGTTAGTGAAAGAGTCAGGAGGCTATATACAGCTTAATGAAGTATATTATTACTCCATAAATCGTGAAAATCCAGAGGAATCCTTAAAAAGTGGCAATATGGAGCTGAGGATACCAAGCACTGGTTTTATGGAAATATTTGAAGACTTAAAATCACTAGGTGTTCCAATAGAGGAAAATACCTCTGGCATAGATATTACTGAAACCTATCGAGATATTGATAATCAAGTAGAGAACCTTAAGATTCAAGAGGAAAGATTGCGGGATATTTTACGAAGAGCAGATAGGGTGGAGGATTTGCTACAGGTAGAAAACGAACTAAATCGAATTAGAACCCAAATTAACTCTTTGTCTAGCACCCTTAAAAGCTACGATAACCTTGTAGCCCTTTCCACCATAGAGCTTAACATACGGCAGGTAAAGGATAAAAATGTGGCGATACAGCCCTTACAGGAAGGATTATGGAGTAGGGCAAAAAACAATTTTGTAAATTCCATTAATGGCATAATTAAATTGTTTGAAGCAGCGGTTGTTACGTTCTTTGGGATATTACCTGTGTTAGCTGTACTGGCTGTAATAGGTGGGCCTATGGGCTACGTCTCCTACAAAAAATGGATAAAGAAAAAGTAA